One genomic window of Diospyros lotus cultivar Yz01 chromosome 8, ASM1463336v1, whole genome shotgun sequence includes the following:
- the LOC127807664 gene encoding protein DETOXIFICATION 27-like isoform X4, producing MGLGVGDGNNQQPLLISSSSAAAAEEEEYLGLGLHNEEEPECGSMMIGIWSESKKIWHIAGPSIFTRLAMFSITTITQAFAGHLSDLHLAALSIVTTVIIGVTFGFMLGMASALETLCGQAYGAKRHHLLGIYLQRSWIVLFLASISLLPLFLFAGPILKLAGQPTAVADLSGIVAMWLIPMHMSFAFQFSLVRFLQCQLKMAVIAWVSGGALALHVFVSWFFVYRLRVGIVGTALTLDFSWWVSVLGLFGYVVLGGCPHSWTGFSEQAFVRLWEFFKLSVASGVMLSLENFYYRVLIIVSGIMTRAEVAISALSICISIFAWESMIPLGFLAATGVRVANELGAGNAEGAKFASIVSTFTSLLVGIFFWVLIIACPDNLAMIFTSNTSVIRMVNELALLLAFTILLNCIQPVLSGVAIGSGWQAQVAIINIGSYYIVGVPLGIILGWLLNFGFKGLWVGMISGTVVQTLILICITTRRNWEEQVSGVHHFIPFYLHSISVRTYNHFHVGVH from the exons ATGGGGCTTGGAGTTGGAGACGGCAACAACCAACAGCCACTGTTGATTTCATCAtcatcagcagcagcagctgaGGAAGAAGAATACCTGGGGCTGGGGCTTCACAATGAAGAAGAACCAGAGTGTGGAAGTATGATGATTGGGATATGGTCGGAATCGAAGAAGATATGGCACATTGCCGGTCCCTCCATATTCACCCGCCTCGCCATGTTCTCCATCACCACCATCACCCAGGCCTTCGCCGGCCACCTCAGCGATCTCCACCTCGCCGCACTGTCCATCGTCACCACCGTCATCATTGGCGTCACCTTCGGCTTCATG CTAGGAATGGCAAGTGCGCTCGAAACTCTTTGCGGCCAAGCATACGGAGCGAAACGGCACCATTTGTTGGGAATCTACCTGCAACGCTCCTGGATTGTCCTGTTTCTAGCTTCTATTTCGTTGCTGCCTCTTTTCCTGTTTGCGGGGCCGATACTTAAGCTCGCAGGACAACCGACGGCGGTGGCGGATCTTTCCGGAATAGTGGCGATGTGGCTGATTCCGATGCACATGAGCTTCGCGTTTCAGTTCTCATTAGTGAGGTTCTTGCAGTGCCAATTAAAGATGGCCGTGATTGCTTGGGTTTCCGGTGGGGCACTAGCACTTCATGTGTTCGTTAGTTGGTTCTTTGTGTATCGGCTCAGAGTTGGCATAGTTGGCACTGCATTGACTCTCGATTTCTCGTGGTGGGTTTCTGTTTTGGGGCTTTTTGGGTACGTTGTGCTCGGTGGGTGCCCTCATTCTTGGACTGGTTTCTCCGAGCAAGCTTTTGTTAGGCTGTGGGAGTTTTTCAAGCTCTCTGTGGCTTCTGGGGTCATGCTCTC GTTGGAGAATTTTTACTATAGGGTGTTGATTATAGTCTCGGGGATTATGACAAGAGCTGAAGTTGCAATTTCTGCCCTGTCCATCTG TATCAGTATCTTTGCCTGGGAATCCATGATTCCCCTTGGATTTCTTGCAGCAACGGG GGTGCGTGTAGCTAATGAGCTTGGAGCAGGCAATGCAGAAGGTGCTAAGTTTGCTAGCATTGTCTCCACATTCACCTCCCTACTCGTGGGTATTTTCTTTTGGGTTCTTATAATAGCATGCCCTGACAATCTTGCTATGATCTTTACATCAAACACCTCTGTGATTAGAATGGTTAATGAACTAGCACTATTGTTGGCATTTACCATTCTCCTCAACTGCATTCAGCCGGTACTCTCAG GTGTTGCAATCGGATCTGGTTGGCAAGCACAGGTGGCAATTATAAATATCGGTAGTTACTACATTGTTGGAGTCCCCTTGGGAATTATCTTGGGCTGGTTGCTCAATTTTGGCTTTAAG GGTCTCTGGGTTGGGATGATCAGTGGCACTGTGGTCCAGACATTGATACTAATATGCATTACAACAAGACGCAACTGGGAAGAACAGGTAAGTGGCGTTCACCATTTCATTCCTTTCTATCTTCATTCTATATCCGTAAGGACCTACAATCATTTTCATGTGGGTGTACATTAG
- the LOC127807664 gene encoding protein DETOXIFICATION 27-like isoform X2, producing MGLGVGDGNNQQPLLISSSSAAAAEEEEYLGLGLHNEEEPECGSMMIGIWSESKKIWHIAGPSIFTRLAMFSITTITQAFAGHLSDLHLAALSIVTTVIIGVTFGFMLGMASALETLCGQAYGAKRHHLLGIYLQRSWIVLFLASISLLPLFLFAGPILKLAGQPTAVADLSGIVAMWLIPMHMSFAFQFSLVRFLQCQLKMAVIAWVSGGALALHVFVSWFFVYRLRVGIVGTALTLDFSWWVSVLGLFGYVVLGGCPHSWTGFSEQAFVRLWEFFKLSVASGVMLSLENFYYRVLIIVSGIMTRAEVAISALSICISIFAWESMIPLGFLAATGDFVSQIHQKLLGNLRLHLAQIHVKKTSYIHHLIRVRVANELGAGNAEGAKFASIVSTFTSLLVGIFFWVLIIACPDNLAMIFTSNTSVIRMVNELALLLAFTILLNCIQPVLSGVAIGSGWQAQVAIINIGSYYIVGVPLGIILGWLLNFGFKGLWVGMISGTVVQTLILICITTRRNWEEQVSGVHHFIPFYLHSISVRTYNHFHVGVH from the exons ATGGGGCTTGGAGTTGGAGACGGCAACAACCAACAGCCACTGTTGATTTCATCAtcatcagcagcagcagctgaGGAAGAAGAATACCTGGGGCTGGGGCTTCACAATGAAGAAGAACCAGAGTGTGGAAGTATGATGATTGGGATATGGTCGGAATCGAAGAAGATATGGCACATTGCCGGTCCCTCCATATTCACCCGCCTCGCCATGTTCTCCATCACCACCATCACCCAGGCCTTCGCCGGCCACCTCAGCGATCTCCACCTCGCCGCACTGTCCATCGTCACCACCGTCATCATTGGCGTCACCTTCGGCTTCATG CTAGGAATGGCAAGTGCGCTCGAAACTCTTTGCGGCCAAGCATACGGAGCGAAACGGCACCATTTGTTGGGAATCTACCTGCAACGCTCCTGGATTGTCCTGTTTCTAGCTTCTATTTCGTTGCTGCCTCTTTTCCTGTTTGCGGGGCCGATACTTAAGCTCGCAGGACAACCGACGGCGGTGGCGGATCTTTCCGGAATAGTGGCGATGTGGCTGATTCCGATGCACATGAGCTTCGCGTTTCAGTTCTCATTAGTGAGGTTCTTGCAGTGCCAATTAAAGATGGCCGTGATTGCTTGGGTTTCCGGTGGGGCACTAGCACTTCATGTGTTCGTTAGTTGGTTCTTTGTGTATCGGCTCAGAGTTGGCATAGTTGGCACTGCATTGACTCTCGATTTCTCGTGGTGGGTTTCTGTTTTGGGGCTTTTTGGGTACGTTGTGCTCGGTGGGTGCCCTCATTCTTGGACTGGTTTCTCCGAGCAAGCTTTTGTTAGGCTGTGGGAGTTTTTCAAGCTCTCTGTGGCTTCTGGGGTCATGCTCTC GTTGGAGAATTTTTACTATAGGGTGTTGATTATAGTCTCGGGGATTATGACAAGAGCTGAAGTTGCAATTTCTGCCCTGTCCATCTG TATCAGTATCTTTGCCTGGGAATCCATGATTCCCCTTGGATTTCTTGCAGCAACGGG AGATTTCGTTTCACAAATTCACCAAAAGCTGTTGGGAAATCTACGTTTGCATTTGGCTCAAATCCATGTGAAGAAGACTTCATACATACACCATTTAATAAG GGTGCGTGTAGCTAATGAGCTTGGAGCAGGCAATGCAGAAGGTGCTAAGTTTGCTAGCATTGTCTCCACATTCACCTCCCTACTCGTGGGTATTTTCTTTTGGGTTCTTATAATAGCATGCCCTGACAATCTTGCTATGATCTTTACATCAAACACCTCTGTGATTAGAATGGTTAATGAACTAGCACTATTGTTGGCATTTACCATTCTCCTCAACTGCATTCAGCCGGTACTCTCAG GTGTTGCAATCGGATCTGGTTGGCAAGCACAGGTGGCAATTATAAATATCGGTAGTTACTACATTGTTGGAGTCCCCTTGGGAATTATCTTGGGCTGGTTGCTCAATTTTGGCTTTAAG GGTCTCTGGGTTGGGATGATCAGTGGCACTGTGGTCCAGACATTGATACTAATATGCATTACAACAAGACGCAACTGGGAAGAACAGGTAAGTGGCGTTCACCATTTCATTCCTTTCTATCTTCATTCTATATCCGTAAGGACCTACAATCATTTTCATGTGGGTGTACATTAG
- the LOC127807664 gene encoding protein DETOXIFICATION 27-like isoform X1 yields MGLGVGDGNNQQPLLISSSSAAAAEEEEYLGLGLHNEEEPECGSMMIGIWSESKKIWHIAGPSIFTRLAMFSITTITQAFAGHLSDLHLAALSIVTTVIIGVTFGFMLGMASALETLCGQAYGAKRHHLLGIYLQRSWIVLFLASISLLPLFLFAGPILKLAGQPTAVADLSGIVAMWLIPMHMSFAFQFSLVRFLQCQLKMAVIAWVSGGALALHVFVSWFFVYRLRVGIVGTALTLDFSWWVSVLGLFGYVVLGGCPHSWTGFSEQAFVRLWEFFKLSVASGVMLSLENFYYRVLIIVSGIMTRAEVAISALSICISIFAWESMIPLGFLAATGMQNQIKIFHRDFVSQIHQKLLGNLRLHLAQIHVKKTSYIHHLIRVRVANELGAGNAEGAKFASIVSTFTSLLVGIFFWVLIIACPDNLAMIFTSNTSVIRMVNELALLLAFTILLNCIQPVLSGVAIGSGWQAQVAIINIGSYYIVGVPLGIILGWLLNFGFKGLWVGMISGTVVQTLILICITTRRNWEEQVSGVHHFIPFYLHSISVRTYNHFHVGVH; encoded by the exons ATGGGGCTTGGAGTTGGAGACGGCAACAACCAACAGCCACTGTTGATTTCATCAtcatcagcagcagcagctgaGGAAGAAGAATACCTGGGGCTGGGGCTTCACAATGAAGAAGAACCAGAGTGTGGAAGTATGATGATTGGGATATGGTCGGAATCGAAGAAGATATGGCACATTGCCGGTCCCTCCATATTCACCCGCCTCGCCATGTTCTCCATCACCACCATCACCCAGGCCTTCGCCGGCCACCTCAGCGATCTCCACCTCGCCGCACTGTCCATCGTCACCACCGTCATCATTGGCGTCACCTTCGGCTTCATG CTAGGAATGGCAAGTGCGCTCGAAACTCTTTGCGGCCAAGCATACGGAGCGAAACGGCACCATTTGTTGGGAATCTACCTGCAACGCTCCTGGATTGTCCTGTTTCTAGCTTCTATTTCGTTGCTGCCTCTTTTCCTGTTTGCGGGGCCGATACTTAAGCTCGCAGGACAACCGACGGCGGTGGCGGATCTTTCCGGAATAGTGGCGATGTGGCTGATTCCGATGCACATGAGCTTCGCGTTTCAGTTCTCATTAGTGAGGTTCTTGCAGTGCCAATTAAAGATGGCCGTGATTGCTTGGGTTTCCGGTGGGGCACTAGCACTTCATGTGTTCGTTAGTTGGTTCTTTGTGTATCGGCTCAGAGTTGGCATAGTTGGCACTGCATTGACTCTCGATTTCTCGTGGTGGGTTTCTGTTTTGGGGCTTTTTGGGTACGTTGTGCTCGGTGGGTGCCCTCATTCTTGGACTGGTTTCTCCGAGCAAGCTTTTGTTAGGCTGTGGGAGTTTTTCAAGCTCTCTGTGGCTTCTGGGGTCATGCTCTC GTTGGAGAATTTTTACTATAGGGTGTTGATTATAGTCTCGGGGATTATGACAAGAGCTGAAGTTGCAATTTCTGCCCTGTCCATCTG TATCAGTATCTTTGCCTGGGAATCCATGATTCCCCTTGGATTTCTTGCAGCAACGGG GATGcagaatcaaatcaaaatctttCACAGAGATTTCGTTTCACAAATTCACCAAAAGCTGTTGGGAAATCTACGTTTGCATTTGGCTCAAATCCATGTGAAGAAGACTTCATACATACACCATTTAATAAG GGTGCGTGTAGCTAATGAGCTTGGAGCAGGCAATGCAGAAGGTGCTAAGTTTGCTAGCATTGTCTCCACATTCACCTCCCTACTCGTGGGTATTTTCTTTTGGGTTCTTATAATAGCATGCCCTGACAATCTTGCTATGATCTTTACATCAAACACCTCTGTGATTAGAATGGTTAATGAACTAGCACTATTGTTGGCATTTACCATTCTCCTCAACTGCATTCAGCCGGTACTCTCAG GTGTTGCAATCGGATCTGGTTGGCAAGCACAGGTGGCAATTATAAATATCGGTAGTTACTACATTGTTGGAGTCCCCTTGGGAATTATCTTGGGCTGGTTGCTCAATTTTGGCTTTAAG GGTCTCTGGGTTGGGATGATCAGTGGCACTGTGGTCCAGACATTGATACTAATATGCATTACAACAAGACGCAACTGGGAAGAACAGGTAAGTGGCGTTCACCATTTCATTCCTTTCTATCTTCATTCTATATCCGTAAGGACCTACAATCATTTTCATGTGGGTGTACATTAG
- the LOC127807664 gene encoding protein DETOXIFICATION 27-like isoform X3, whose product MGLGVGDGNNQQPLLISSSSAAAAEEEEYLGLGLHNEEEPECGSMMIGIWSESKKIWHIAGPSIFTRLAMFSITTITQAFAGHLSDLHLAALSIVTTVIIGVTFGFMLGMASALETLCGQAYGAKRHHLLGIYLQRSWIVLFLASISLLPLFLFAGPILKLAGQPTAVADLSGIVAMWLIPMHMSFAFQFSLVRFLQCQLKMAVIAWVSGGALALHVFVSWFFVYRLRVGIVGTALTLDFSWWVSVLGLFGYVVLGGCPHSWTGFSEQAFVRLWEFFKLSVASGVMLSLENFYYRVLIIVSGIMTRAEVAISALSICISIFAWESMIPLGFLAATGMQNQIKIFHRDFVSQIHQKLLGNLRLHLAQIHVKKTSYIHHLIRVRVANELGAGNAEGAKFASIVSTFTSLLVGIFFWVLIIACPDNLAMIFTSNTSVIRMVNELALLLAFTILLNCIQPVLSGVAIGSGWQAQVAIINIGSYYIVGVPLGIILGWLLNFGFKGLWVGMISGTVVQTLILICITTRRNWEEQVNALSAFHSLQTARIR is encoded by the exons ATGGGGCTTGGAGTTGGAGACGGCAACAACCAACAGCCACTGTTGATTTCATCAtcatcagcagcagcagctgaGGAAGAAGAATACCTGGGGCTGGGGCTTCACAATGAAGAAGAACCAGAGTGTGGAAGTATGATGATTGGGATATGGTCGGAATCGAAGAAGATATGGCACATTGCCGGTCCCTCCATATTCACCCGCCTCGCCATGTTCTCCATCACCACCATCACCCAGGCCTTCGCCGGCCACCTCAGCGATCTCCACCTCGCCGCACTGTCCATCGTCACCACCGTCATCATTGGCGTCACCTTCGGCTTCATG CTAGGAATGGCAAGTGCGCTCGAAACTCTTTGCGGCCAAGCATACGGAGCGAAACGGCACCATTTGTTGGGAATCTACCTGCAACGCTCCTGGATTGTCCTGTTTCTAGCTTCTATTTCGTTGCTGCCTCTTTTCCTGTTTGCGGGGCCGATACTTAAGCTCGCAGGACAACCGACGGCGGTGGCGGATCTTTCCGGAATAGTGGCGATGTGGCTGATTCCGATGCACATGAGCTTCGCGTTTCAGTTCTCATTAGTGAGGTTCTTGCAGTGCCAATTAAAGATGGCCGTGATTGCTTGGGTTTCCGGTGGGGCACTAGCACTTCATGTGTTCGTTAGTTGGTTCTTTGTGTATCGGCTCAGAGTTGGCATAGTTGGCACTGCATTGACTCTCGATTTCTCGTGGTGGGTTTCTGTTTTGGGGCTTTTTGGGTACGTTGTGCTCGGTGGGTGCCCTCATTCTTGGACTGGTTTCTCCGAGCAAGCTTTTGTTAGGCTGTGGGAGTTTTTCAAGCTCTCTGTGGCTTCTGGGGTCATGCTCTC GTTGGAGAATTTTTACTATAGGGTGTTGATTATAGTCTCGGGGATTATGACAAGAGCTGAAGTTGCAATTTCTGCCCTGTCCATCTG TATCAGTATCTTTGCCTGGGAATCCATGATTCCCCTTGGATTTCTTGCAGCAACGGG GATGcagaatcaaatcaaaatctttCACAGAGATTTCGTTTCACAAATTCACCAAAAGCTGTTGGGAAATCTACGTTTGCATTTGGCTCAAATCCATGTGAAGAAGACTTCATACATACACCATTTAATAAG GGTGCGTGTAGCTAATGAGCTTGGAGCAGGCAATGCAGAAGGTGCTAAGTTTGCTAGCATTGTCTCCACATTCACCTCCCTACTCGTGGGTATTTTCTTTTGGGTTCTTATAATAGCATGCCCTGACAATCTTGCTATGATCTTTACATCAAACACCTCTGTGATTAGAATGGTTAATGAACTAGCACTATTGTTGGCATTTACCATTCTCCTCAACTGCATTCAGCCGGTACTCTCAG GTGTTGCAATCGGATCTGGTTGGCAAGCACAGGTGGCAATTATAAATATCGGTAGTTACTACATTGTTGGAGTCCCCTTGGGAATTATCTTGGGCTGGTTGCTCAATTTTGGCTTTAAG GGTCTCTGGGTTGGGATGATCAGTGGCACTGTGGTCCAGACATTGATACTAATATGCATTACAACAAGACGCAACTGGGAAGAACAG GTAAACGCATTGAGCGCGTTCCATAGCCTACAAACCGCGCGCATCAGGTAA
- the LOC127807664 gene encoding protein DETOXIFICATION 27-like isoform X6 has translation MGLGVGDGNNQQPLLISSSSAAAAEEEEYLGLGLHNEEEPECGSMMIGIWSESKKIWHIAGPSIFTRLAMFSITTITQAFAGHLSDLHLAALSIVTTVIIGVTFGFMLGMASALETLCGQAYGAKRHHLLGIYLQRSWIVLFLASISLLPLFLFAGPILKLAGQPTAVADLSGIVAMWLIPMHMSFAFQFSLVRFLQCQLKMAVIAWVSGGALALHVFVSWFFVYRLRVGIVGTALTLDFSWWVSVLGLFGYVVLGGCPHSWTGFSEQAFVRLWEFFKLSVASGVMLSLENFYYRVLIIVSGIMTRAEVAISALSIWVRVANELGAGNAEGAKFASIVSTFTSLLVGIFFWVLIIACPDNLAMIFTSNTSVIRMVNELALLLAFTILLNCIQPVLSGVAIGSGWQAQVAIINIGSYYIVGVPLGIILGWLLNFGFKGLWVGMISGTVVQTLILICITTRRNWEEQVSGVHHFIPFYLHSISVRTYNHFHVGVH, from the exons ATGGGGCTTGGAGTTGGAGACGGCAACAACCAACAGCCACTGTTGATTTCATCAtcatcagcagcagcagctgaGGAAGAAGAATACCTGGGGCTGGGGCTTCACAATGAAGAAGAACCAGAGTGTGGAAGTATGATGATTGGGATATGGTCGGAATCGAAGAAGATATGGCACATTGCCGGTCCCTCCATATTCACCCGCCTCGCCATGTTCTCCATCACCACCATCACCCAGGCCTTCGCCGGCCACCTCAGCGATCTCCACCTCGCCGCACTGTCCATCGTCACCACCGTCATCATTGGCGTCACCTTCGGCTTCATG CTAGGAATGGCAAGTGCGCTCGAAACTCTTTGCGGCCAAGCATACGGAGCGAAACGGCACCATTTGTTGGGAATCTACCTGCAACGCTCCTGGATTGTCCTGTTTCTAGCTTCTATTTCGTTGCTGCCTCTTTTCCTGTTTGCGGGGCCGATACTTAAGCTCGCAGGACAACCGACGGCGGTGGCGGATCTTTCCGGAATAGTGGCGATGTGGCTGATTCCGATGCACATGAGCTTCGCGTTTCAGTTCTCATTAGTGAGGTTCTTGCAGTGCCAATTAAAGATGGCCGTGATTGCTTGGGTTTCCGGTGGGGCACTAGCACTTCATGTGTTCGTTAGTTGGTTCTTTGTGTATCGGCTCAGAGTTGGCATAGTTGGCACTGCATTGACTCTCGATTTCTCGTGGTGGGTTTCTGTTTTGGGGCTTTTTGGGTACGTTGTGCTCGGTGGGTGCCCTCATTCTTGGACTGGTTTCTCCGAGCAAGCTTTTGTTAGGCTGTGGGAGTTTTTCAAGCTCTCTGTGGCTTCTGGGGTCATGCTCTC GTTGGAGAATTTTTACTATAGGGTGTTGATTATAGTCTCGGGGATTATGACAAGAGCTGAAGTTGCAATTTCTGCCCTGTCCATCTG GGTGCGTGTAGCTAATGAGCTTGGAGCAGGCAATGCAGAAGGTGCTAAGTTTGCTAGCATTGTCTCCACATTCACCTCCCTACTCGTGGGTATTTTCTTTTGGGTTCTTATAATAGCATGCCCTGACAATCTTGCTATGATCTTTACATCAAACACCTCTGTGATTAGAATGGTTAATGAACTAGCACTATTGTTGGCATTTACCATTCTCCTCAACTGCATTCAGCCGGTACTCTCAG GTGTTGCAATCGGATCTGGTTGGCAAGCACAGGTGGCAATTATAAATATCGGTAGTTACTACATTGTTGGAGTCCCCTTGGGAATTATCTTGGGCTGGTTGCTCAATTTTGGCTTTAAG GGTCTCTGGGTTGGGATGATCAGTGGCACTGTGGTCCAGACATTGATACTAATATGCATTACAACAAGACGCAACTGGGAAGAACAGGTAAGTGGCGTTCACCATTTCATTCCTTTCTATCTTCATTCTATATCCGTAAGGACCTACAATCATTTTCATGTGGGTGTACATTAG
- the LOC127807664 gene encoding protein DETOXIFICATION 27-like isoform X5 — protein MVGIEEDMAHCRSLHIHPPRHVLHHHHHPGLRRPPQRSPPRRTVHRHHRHHWRHLRLHGMASALETLCGQAYGAKRHHLLGIYLQRSWIVLFLASISLLPLFLFAGPILKLAGQPTAVADLSGIVAMWLIPMHMSFAFQFSLVRFLQCQLKMAVIAWVSGGALALHVFVSWFFVYRLRVGIVGTALTLDFSWWVSVLGLFGYVVLGGCPHSWTGFSEQAFVRLWEFFKLSVASGVMLSLENFYYRVLIIVSGIMTRAEVAISALSICISIFAWESMIPLGFLAATGMQNQIKIFHRDFVSQIHQKLLGNLRLHLAQIHVKKTSYIHHLIRVRVANELGAGNAEGAKFASIVSTFTSLLVGIFFWVLIIACPDNLAMIFTSNTSVIRMVNELALLLAFTILLNCIQPVLSGVAIGSGWQAQVAIINIGSYYIVGVPLGIILGWLLNFGFKGLWVGMISGTVVQTLILICITTRRNWEEQVSGVHHFIPFYLHSISVRTYNHFHVGVH, from the exons ATGGTCGGAATCGAAGAAGATATGGCACATTGCCGGTCCCTCCATATTCACCCGCCTCGCCATGTTCTCCATCACCACCATCACCCAGGCCTTCGCCGGCCACCTCAGCGATCTCCACCTCGCCGCACTGTCCATCGTCACCACCGTCATCATTGGCGTCACCTTCGGCTTCATG GAATGGCAAGTGCGCTCGAAACTCTTTGCGGCCAAGCATACGGAGCGAAACGGCACCATTTGTTGGGAATCTACCTGCAACGCTCCTGGATTGTCCTGTTTCTAGCTTCTATTTCGTTGCTGCCTCTTTTCCTGTTTGCGGGGCCGATACTTAAGCTCGCAGGACAACCGACGGCGGTGGCGGATCTTTCCGGAATAGTGGCGATGTGGCTGATTCCGATGCACATGAGCTTCGCGTTTCAGTTCTCATTAGTGAGGTTCTTGCAGTGCCAATTAAAGATGGCCGTGATTGCTTGGGTTTCCGGTGGGGCACTAGCACTTCATGTGTTCGTTAGTTGGTTCTTTGTGTATCGGCTCAGAGTTGGCATAGTTGGCACTGCATTGACTCTCGATTTCTCGTGGTGGGTTTCTGTTTTGGGGCTTTTTGGGTACGTTGTGCTCGGTGGGTGCCCTCATTCTTGGACTGGTTTCTCCGAGCAAGCTTTTGTTAGGCTGTGGGAGTTTTTCAAGCTCTCTGTGGCTTCTGGGGTCATGCTCTC GTTGGAGAATTTTTACTATAGGGTGTTGATTATAGTCTCGGGGATTATGACAAGAGCTGAAGTTGCAATTTCTGCCCTGTCCATCTG TATCAGTATCTTTGCCTGGGAATCCATGATTCCCCTTGGATTTCTTGCAGCAACGGG GATGcagaatcaaatcaaaatctttCACAGAGATTTCGTTTCACAAATTCACCAAAAGCTGTTGGGAAATCTACGTTTGCATTTGGCTCAAATCCATGTGAAGAAGACTTCATACATACACCATTTAATAAG GGTGCGTGTAGCTAATGAGCTTGGAGCAGGCAATGCAGAAGGTGCTAAGTTTGCTAGCATTGTCTCCACATTCACCTCCCTACTCGTGGGTATTTTCTTTTGGGTTCTTATAATAGCATGCCCTGACAATCTTGCTATGATCTTTACATCAAACACCTCTGTGATTAGAATGGTTAATGAACTAGCACTATTGTTGGCATTTACCATTCTCCTCAACTGCATTCAGCCGGTACTCTCAG GTGTTGCAATCGGATCTGGTTGGCAAGCACAGGTGGCAATTATAAATATCGGTAGTTACTACATTGTTGGAGTCCCCTTGGGAATTATCTTGGGCTGGTTGCTCAATTTTGGCTTTAAG GGTCTCTGGGTTGGGATGATCAGTGGCACTGTGGTCCAGACATTGATACTAATATGCATTACAACAAGACGCAACTGGGAAGAACAGGTAAGTGGCGTTCACCATTTCATTCCTTTCTATCTTCATTCTATATCCGTAAGGACCTACAATCATTTTCATGTGGGTGTACATTAG